Proteins from a genomic interval of Nautilia sp. PV-1:
- a CDS encoding ABC transporter substrate-binding protein, with product MKKFFLLILAVIALNAKIIVDSLNRHVNVSDNIQSIVAVGPGALRLVVYLQSQNKVVGIEKKEKKFIYARPYILAHKELLKLPVIGMGGPNPRINLEAVLKLKSDVIIAGYISKQKADMITKKTGIPVIVISYGNLGTFANKKFFNSIKILGNLLNKQKRADRVIDFIKKLDRDIKSRKFKCNKKVYIGAVAFKGLHGITSTMPKFPPFEMLGVSNAVNVNAKSQIFIDKEKLFIINPDVIFIDESGLKFVKKDGLIKKLKAFRQKQIYGILPYNNYMTNIGTAYADTYYIGKVLAPEKFRDINIVEKSNEIYKFLVGKPCYNSMAKFFGGFKKLY from the coding sequence ATGAAAAAATTTTTTCTGTTAATTTTGGCAGTAATTGCGTTAAACGCAAAAATAATAGTAGATTCTTTAAACAGACATGTAAATGTGTCTGACAATATTCAGAGTATTGTTGCTGTTGGACCCGGAGCTTTAAGGCTTGTAGTATATTTACAGTCTCAAAATAAAGTAGTCGGAATAGAAAAAAAAGAAAAAAAATTTATTTATGCCAGACCGTATATCCTTGCCCATAAAGAACTTTTAAAACTTCCTGTAATAGGAATGGGAGGTCCAAATCCCAGAATAAACCTGGAAGCCGTTCTAAAACTAAAATCGGATGTGATAATCGCCGGATACATTTCTAAACAAAAAGCGGATATGATAACTAAAAAAACCGGAATACCTGTTATTGTAATCAGCTACGGCAATTTGGGTACGTTTGCTAATAAGAAGTTTTTTAATTCTATAAAAATTTTAGGAAATTTGCTGAATAAGCAAAAAAGAGCTGATAGAGTAATAGATTTTATAAAGAAGCTGGACAGGGATATAAAAAGCAGAAAATTTAAATGTAATAAAAAAGTATATATCGGGGCCGTCGCTTTTAAAGGTCTTCATGGTATAACTTCTACAATGCCTAAGTTTCCTCCTTTTGAAATGCTTGGAGTTTCAAATGCGGTAAATGTAAATGCTAAATCACAGATCTTTATAGATAAAGAAAAACTTTTTATTATTAATCCGGACGTTATATTTATAGACGAAAGCGGACTGAAGTTTGTAAAAAAAGACGGTCTGATTAAAAAATTAAAAGCATTCAGGCAAAAACAGATCTACGGGATACTTCCATATAATAACTATATGACAAATATCGGCACGGCTTACGCGGATACATATTATATAGGTAAAGTTTTGGCTCCTGAAAAATTTAGAGATATTAACATAGTTGAAAAAAGCAACGAAATTTATAAATTTTTAGTAGGAAAACCTTGTTATAATTCCATGGCAAAATTTTTCGGAGGATTTAAAAAACTATATTAA
- a CDS encoding iron ABC transporter permease has product MQDYLKILNKNIFFIFFAFIVLTAVFLISVKVGDINYSIKSIFNAYFTKNSEYFVIYEIRLPRSLAAVLVGASLGVAGLVMQYILKNPLASPFTLGISHGALFGASLSIVFFSSLYLPLFAFLGANVLTAMILLLSRLRGFSPEVLVLSGVAISALFGSASMFLQYFADDLQLSNIINWSFGDLSKAEYFSIGIVALIFAGSAIYFYFKKWDFNALDISESENVGVNVKKLTLVSLLIATLLSSVSVAYFGIIGFIGLIAPHFARLVSGDFRFLLPISAIIGATLLLVSDIGSRMLLSPIELPVGILTSFIGAPLFLILLIKLYRK; this is encoded by the coding sequence TTGCAGGATTATTTAAAAATTCTTAATAAAAATATTTTTTTTATTTTTTTTGCTTTTATAGTTTTAACAGCTGTTTTTTTAATATCAGTCAAAGTCGGAGATATTAATTACAGTATAAAATCTATATTTAACGCATATTTTACTAAAAACAGCGAATATTTTGTAATTTATGAAATCAGGCTTCCAAGAAGTCTCGCTGCTGTATTGGTAGGCGCTTCTTTAGGAGTCGCCGGACTTGTAATGCAGTATATTCTCAAAAACCCTCTGGCATCTCCTTTTACTCTCGGCATCTCGCACGGAGCGCTGTTCGGTGCCAGTTTGAGCATAGTCTTTTTTTCATCCTTATATCTGCCTTTGTTTGCATTTTTGGGAGCAAATGTCTTAACGGCTATGATACTACTGTTGAGCAGATTAAGAGGTTTTTCTCCTGAAGTTCTGGTATTAAGCGGTGTAGCTATAAGCGCACTTTTTGGGAGTGCAAGTATGTTTTTGCAGTATTTTGCAGATGATCTGCAGCTTAGCAATATAATAAACTGGAGTTTTGGAGATTTAAGTAAAGCTGAATATTTCAGTATAGGTATTGTAGCTTTGATTTTTGCCGGCAGTGCGATTTATTTTTATTTTAAAAAATGGGATTTTAACGCTTTGGACATATCGGAAAGTGAAAATGTCGGTGTAAATGTAAAAAAACTGACATTAGTTTCTCTGTTAATTGCTACTTTGTTAAGTTCTGTCAGTGTGGCTTATTTTGGAATTATAGGATTTATAGGTTTGATAGCTCCGCATTTTGCAAGACTTGTCAGCGGAGATTTCAGATTTTTACTGCCTATTAGCGCAATTATAGGGGCGACTTTGCTGCTTGTTTCCGATATTGGCTCCAGAATGCTTCTTTCTCCTATAGAACTTCCGGTGGGGATACTTACGTCTTTTATCGGCGCACCTTTGTTTTTAATACTTCTTATAAAACTGTACAGGAAATAA